CTCTTCTGTCCCTTGACAGTTGTTCTCCCTATGCTTTGCCATTCATTTTATGGATTTTTATGGGCAAGAAATCAAGGGTGGGAGAAAGAGGGTCACCTCGAGGCTCATGGCCAGATTGTCTCATTAACTTAACCTCTTGCAATTGTTGCCCTGCCTCCACCTACTACTAACCATGTTGATCAGTCTGCCTCTTCTCAATATAGGAAAAATTACTCAAAATACATGTCCAAAAAGTAGCTTTAGGGGTGTTTTCACACAGTTACAAGTAGAAGAGGCACATATATTTCCAATAACTTTCATCTGAAAAGGACATGAATATGGTCTTGAGGGTCAGACAGAATGATGATGCTGTTCACAATGGTcaaaaaaggataaaaacatactggttttaaaagaaattgtatAAGCTGTcatgctgaaaaacaaaaggtaGATAACCATGAGGGAAGAGTCAGaagcagctgagatttttatttggagggagggatggaagtCAGCCTCTGCAGAAACAGGATTTGAATTGACATGGTTTTTTCAAGTACAGTAGCTTGCTAAGTTCTGTGCTTGTAAAGGTACTTCTTGTACATGTGCTGACAAACATTCTattttgctgctctgaaaacaGCATAGCTGAAGGTTCTTACTTGACTTTTGTCCATTCAAATATATGGATCAAAAGGAATATATACCATAGCTCTATTGACATATGAACACTTTTATATATATGGATATCCAAGggtgtttcattttttttgtggAGGGGTTCTACAAAAACATGACCTCAATTCCTTAAACACATAGTCTTAAAACTAGAagtcttttggttttttctccaaTTTGCCTTCCTAAACCTGTCCTAAGCATCTGTATTATGTTATCCAACACACTGGCTGCTAACAATACAATCAATACAAAAGGTTACTTAGGGgtcatggattttttttctgccctcAAAATACAAAGCTTATTTTAACAGGGATCTGACTgctttcactgcagaaaatgttttaGAACCACTCAggtgagaaggaaaaataaagcataCTGGaagtacaatttttttttttaatataaaaatgggtaatttaataaacatttttctgcacatccacataaaatacattttttaagtTTCAAAACTTGATCATAAATTTTAAAGGGCAGGAACCTGGCATGCCAGGAACTGACATAAATACCTTTTTCATCACATTTGGAAAATAGTATCTGTCTGCTTACGCATTAGTGTATTTTAGACTATCAACATACTAACTATTGTTCTGCTTCAAAGTGTAAAACTTACCTTACCTTAGACCTTAGTCAGACTACAGCAAAGATGAACAGATTCCTGACACTGACTGAGCTAAAGGACAAACTAGGTTGATTTGTACCCAAACATTTACTCCCTTGTAGATATTTTTTTATGTAATTCTGTTTTGTGCCTCCTAATCTTTCAGGAATAGGAAATATTAGGTATcaatgaaagaatttttttaaacaaacccATCAGGTACAATCCAAATTGTGTTtggtttataatttttttaaattaatttttttaaaaccatacCTGTTACACTAAGTATCCCCATTCATGTAATATTGTGTTGTTCAGAGGTCtctgaaaatactttaaatatttttacttacaaactataaaaaaaaatccctcctgtTTTTGAAttggagaggaggggaaaagctCCTTAAGACAAAGTGATTTTCAGATTAGTTTCCATTAGTCCATATAATGTGACTTGGATGCTTTCAGAATGGAAAGGAGGAAGCATGGTAACAACTGGCTGAAAGTTCAGATATTTGTAGAGTGATTTATTTCCGTAAAAGATTGTATCATAATTTAGAGTAGATCAGGTACATGAAGCAGTTGATGTCCACAGTTTTTGTGGTGGACTTTCACACAAAAATAATGCCAGTGCACCAAGAAATTATGAATGCATGTGGGATCATTACATACAACACATACTAACCACTCCATCTGCTCAATTTATTAAAGAGAATCTcaaaacaaacatttgtttGCTGACCAATGgctgaaaacatttctgtgtaTTTACTTAAATGTCTAAAAccattgaaaaaataatttgtcattacttctgctttccttaaggctgaaaaatacaaaccacATCTGATTTCACCTAACACTGCTATCTGGTTCTATGGTCTTGATGCCTAAGACTTTTAgctgtttgcatttttcatgtatttgtagCTTTGTAGATTGATAATGCATGGCTGTAGCTCCTAGCAATTTTCCTATCCTCTTTCCCTACATTTAGGAACAATAAGCCAACCGCCTAAACATGTTTCTAAAATACTTAAGTCTTATTCCAAGAAGAGAATCAACTACAAGGATGTTCTGTTATACAACCAGAATCTGGACTAGAGATAACAAAATTGGGGCAAAGaagtcctgggctgcatccagtgGGACAGTACCCTGGGAATTATTACCTAACCAACCAACATTTTAATTGGACAATATGTGACAGGTATACTAATCAATTAACCTTATAAAAATTATAGAATTACTGTGCCATGTTCAGTTTTTGCCATATTGTGTACTTGAAAGCTTTCAAGTAAAGGTTTGCTTTTATGTTATCACTCTAACGTTAGGGAACACTGTTCTATTTTCCAGGCAACAGTCTAACATAAATTACAAATATTACTAAGGCTTTACATTCCAAACATATCATCTCAAAGGGATCTTCAAGGCTGACAAATAGATAAATGTTCAGAATTCCTTCACATCCTTGGATGAGAGACCTTTGTGAAGTCTAAAGAAAAGGGAGCAGGTTTCAGGGACACTGCTTGCACCAGACTCAGGAACACAGATACCTGAGGAACACTGGCTTACAGCTCTTTCACAGCAAACAAGGAACAAAATCAGACAGAGGCAATTCTTAGCCAGAAATGTtattaaacagaaaatattggggcttaattttttaaaggatattttGTGGCAtattatgaaatatattttttctatatgTGGGATTAATTCTCACCCTTCATAAAGTACTTAATGCATTAAATAAGACAAGAACATATCTTCTCTTGGCAAAGCAGGCAAAGTAAACAATGCTCTCCAAATTAATGGCTGAAGCCCACAAAAGtgcttgtgcagcagcagaTTTGCTGCTGACAAGCCCTGATGCCCCAACACTTGTGCTACTGCAAAGCACACCAGCACATTGTGACTAAACTGTCCTAAACCAAAATTATCTTCAAGTGAGCTCTCATGCTCACACATCAGAAGCACACACAGTCCCTTTTAACCAGAAGCAGCTGAGTAGCTGTACCACTGTCCCAAACTCCAAGGGACTGCAACAGTGAAATATGTACTGTCATGGGAAACAGAGGTCAGGTATAAACAATTctcccacaggagctgcagtCAGGCCCATGACTCCATCAAAGCAGGAACTGTGCAaatgtggtgctgctgctgtgcataTACTCAAGCTTTTGTGACCTACAGcaaaacacagacagaaaacagtaGTGGTCCAGATGACACACAGGTGGCtctaaaagaaaattagcttaACTGGTTTCAAGACTTTTATTATCACGTAGGATGTTCTCCAATGCTCTCTGGGAGTCTGTTCTTGACACCTTCAAAATGACTTCCCAGAATTTCTTCAGACTTCATAAGCTTTCTACTTCATGGTGAAACTTATTTTAGGCCTGTAAACACCTACCCTTCCATACAAAACCCATCCAATCCCACTACTacaattcagaaaacaaaaaataattctcaaGATTTTGCCAATCTAAAGCTACAAAACATACATCATTGAGCAAACCATTCTGTTTTATTCTagtttgaaaaggaaaacatggaAGTGACATTAAACACGATGAAAAGTCAGGGTCAGTCCGGGAACCCTAACTCTGAAGTCTTAATTTTCCGTTCCCATATTTAGTGCTGTCCAACCATACCCATTCTTGCGACTAGTAATGTACCGCTTTGGGCAGGGAGGCTGCAACCTCAAGTAGAATccctactgaaaaaaaaaaaaaaaagcctactCCTCCAAAATCTTATCTGAAATCCTGCAGGACATACAAAAATCAGTACATCAGTACATTCAGTTTATCAAGAAAGCATGAAGATATTGGCTCTCTAGTCTACAAagcagaggcctcagagaagCATTTACGAAGTGATGCAGTATAAGGAGTAGTAGgcacttctttgcctcagccagtttggaaaaataaaataaacctttaCAAAATATCAAGGTGAATCAAAAGCCTTGGGTAGAATTTCAATCTCaggaaatttctgaaaataaaccaGACCCTAgggagaattttaaataaaaagcatgAAGCAAACAATCAGTTCTCCAATGCTCACTCTGCGTAAGCTCCAAGATCACTCGTAAAGCCTAATTTCCTGGAAAAGTCCTAATTTGAAACATAAGCATTTtgataatatttaatttcaacCTAAatccttctttaaaaaaaaaaaatttagtaaGTGTTGATGCTAttccaatgaaaaaaaaacttggCATGAAACTATGCAATTCCCTGGTATTAACATTCATTGCTATGTAAAATGGTATGGTAACACTAAAAAAATAACACTCCTGAATGTTTACTGAGGTATCATTCCACTGCAGTGAAAGAAACACTGCCTAACAAATTTGCTTGTAAACTACAGCTCCCCTTACTTGAATCCCTTCACAGcaattaaaaggaaatgcagTATTCCAGCTACTGTTAATGTTGCCATTACACTGGTATAAATCAAGCacaaaaaacattttgattttttttttcacatcaaGATAAAACACGTTAAATGAGTATTTTGCAAACCCAAATGGTTTGTGTGAGCTGGACTTTTCTCAACTTGGTTGCAGGCTCAACAAATATGAATTAAATAATGGAACAAACTATGTTGGAAGcgatcattgagtccaactgcAAACCAAACACTGGCAAAACCACTTGCCTAAGCATCACATCTACAGGTCTTTTAACTGCCTGCAGGACTGCTGATTCCACCATTTCCCTGGCATTCTCCAATGCCTGACTGTATTTCCTAACACCTCGCCAGGCCATTTCCTCTTAACCTGTAACTTGCTACTTCAGAGACGAGACCACCACCTCATTACAACCTTTCTGATGGCTGTAGAGTGGTATGGCATCCCCCAAGCCTCCTCCAGGTTTAATAACCGGCTTCCTAACTGGCCCCAACCCTTCACAAGATTTGCCAGCCTCTTTTGAACAAACTAAAGTGCCTTAAGGTCTGGTTTCTGAGAACATGCATTAGTTTAGCAGAAAGATACACACCTCACATATTTGTCCAGGTGACCTTATTGAGTACACCTGAAAATGTTACTATAGAAATCTTAACAACGAAGTCACCCAGATGTAGCTACTACGAAGTAGCAGACAGGGCCAAAACCAAAAAGACCCTTCAAGAGCCTAAAGAAGAACTGTAAGAGAAAGGCATCTGAGCCCAGCTGGAGAAGATGCCTGCCTTAGCTCTCACATTTAGAACTAGGAGTATCAAGAGGGGTTACAAACCATAGTAAAAAATCTAAGTTGAAGAGCCTGAAAACAGATAAACATTCCCATCTCTTCAGCCATTGATGCTCAGTCCCAAATATTCACATTCGTATCTTACACATCAGCATAATCAGCAATTCCTTATGACTCACTCCACTTTTGAGCTACTTGGCAGAAAATTTAAGACACATGTAACAACTTGCAGGAAGATAACAAATCACACCAGTCTGAATCCCTTGCTTCCAAAAAACAGACAGAAACACAAGTTCTGAACAACTACAGAATCCAAAACACTAGGGAAGTTACGAGTTTAACACTACCTAATGTGAGCAAGTGAGAATTCAATTACTTGGCTACCCTACTGAGAACTAGAGAATCAGAGCTACAAGTGCATGACAATACTAGTTAGAAGACGCTATCACCCACAATTTGAGCCAGAGGAACAAGTAAAACACATATTGTGTCCATTAACTTCCCTGGATGaattaaaaaagcatttataGAAATCCTGCAACATCTCAGAAGAATTGGTAAACAGTTAAAGCTGTTCTTCTCATTTGTCTCAGCAGAAGGACCCAAATTATTATCACAGAGGCAGTAATACTTAAGTTACTCAGAATCCTAGAAATACAGACCAAAGCACCACTAAGCAAAGACAGTATTTAACTATCTGAATTATTGCAACTTGAATCTGTGCCATGTTCTAGCTAGTAACTTCTGgggtagaaaaaaaaacagaagtacCCAAAACCAGGAATAGTGGCAGGGATCCCCATGATCTTTTTAGCAAACTGACTTAGTTAAAATACTAATAAACCACACCAACAAATGCAAAGTTTTTTGCATCTTCTGACGCTACCCTTTGCAACTCGAAAGAACTGTTCCACAGACACCAAAGCATTAATCACACATACACTAGACTGGTTCAAAATTTATTTGCCATTCATTTCTTGCACTTGAAGTACTCCTCGATGACATCTTTGGCCTGAGATTCCTTGCCATAGTCCTGTAACACAAAACAACATATTGTTAACATAAAGACAGACTCATTCTAAATTTCACAAACTGTTTTTCATAAGGAAACATGGGATTACAAcactttttcaaaataaattcccaaaattccataCAAGTAAGCTCAAGCAATTTGCCAGTTTTCTCCCCGCTCTTTAACAAGACTATTCTAATAAAGTACAGCTGTATTTCATgcaaatgaatgaatgaaatttGACATGGACACCCATTGACAGGAATGCAAACAAAATGTTCTCTGCTAAAAGAAACTCAAAGCACGTGAAAAAGTAGCATAACTATGAGCATGCATGCAGAAGGCACTAGTCTTCATTGTGAAGATGTAGCCATCTCTTGGGACCTCAGAGACCACACAGTCTTCAAGGCTCGTACTGTGGCTTTACTTTGCCAGTGTTATTGTGAAATAAGCTCTGCACAACATTTTCAAGTTGAGCAGACACACTGAACTGGCTTTTCTGTCTAAAGCAAAACTTCCTATCTTCTAAGCAGGCCTTTCCTTCTAATGATTACTGGCAGGTAGGCATTGAGGACACAACTATTAACTCACAATATGTACATGAGTAAATAAACATGACAGAGCCTATGATACAGGAAAGCAGCTTCTATTCAccattcacaaaaaaaattaggagCTGTATTAAACAGTTCCTTATCTAATGCAACCTTTAGTTTACTAATTATTTTCAGAAgtcaagaaataaaacataattaGCAATCTTACTTTGACAACCACACAACTGCAGCCCACCACTTTGCGAGGTTTTCCTTCTCGGTCGATCTTGCAGAGACCCACCCATTCGCCGAGCTTCTTGTTGTCATCAACCTGTGCAGAGCACATCACATTAGAGCTTGCCATGCCCAGCACGGCTGGCTCAGCCTCCAAGCTGCTGTACTGTCAGAAGCATTGGGTAACGGATGGCTGCTTTCCTCACAGGAATCAGCAGAGGGAGCCAAAGTATCATCATCGTACAGCTTGAGCCTCCCTGAAGCCACAGGAATGCTCCTCCCGCCCTCCACTCCCAGCAGTAATTTTACTTATTATACAGGACACCAGAACTCACTTAAACTGTGCAAAATAACTAATCCACATCCCTTGCCATTTACACCCACAGGTTTTGCACTGTGGAAAAATGGCAATCAGAACTACAACAATCTGCTGCTAAGTCCTGCCTAGGCAAGCCATACACAGAATTACAGTAGTGTTCTAAAGGTTCAGCTCTCTACATGCTGAAGCAAGCAGCATAACTGTTCCAAACTTTTGTCTCAAGTTCACGCACCTTTATTAAGTTGATCTGATGTTCTGCACAGAGCGCTTCAACTAACTTTACATATGTGGGTTCATCACAGTTTGAAGCCAGAACACAGAGATGGGCTTGGcgtctaaaaaaaaaaagagaaccgACAGATGTTACTTCAGGCACCAATTAAAATTTCTTGataatcaaaaccaaaaataattgCATTCAGCACATGCATTTCTAGAGAACCACTTCCTATGCTTTAACTTTTGGTTATCAGACACCATAAGCTTTTGAAATACTAAATATACTTTTGATGTGGTTTGTCActtttaatgttatttatatatacattacAGGCTATTCATATATTGTTAGCTTTATCCTAAGATTCTATTCCTGCTTTGAAAGCTTCTAAAAATCCCACTTCTAAAAATAAACTCTCAGCCATTGGAAAAAGTCTAATGACTGCATAAACACCAGGTACCCTACAGAACTGTCACTGTTACAAAGCAACCAAGTTACAAGTGACTTTTTCATATTTACCACAGATTACAGTAATACAGTAATTTAACATTAGAATTTTAGTTATTAAAAGTTTGAATTTCCACGCCAAAGTGTTTTCAAGTTCTTCAGAACAATCTTTTCTACTTACGTTCAGAGAAGCTGTAATGACAGGGCCCCAATTCTAATTAGGATCTTTGTATACTGTGGTACAATGTTAAGATACCAAAGGGATACCTGACAACAGAGAGAGCTGAGTAGGTCTTCTATGCTTAACCTAATGAAACGTGACCTCTGCAAACAAGGTCACTTTTCCCTAAAAAGACCTTCTTTATCAGGACTGTCACCAGAATGCCAGAAATGTTTCCAAGCAAGAACCATTGCACACAAATGTGTAGAAGCCTCACACACACATCACCCTAAAACACAGCTTATAAAGCAGGAGCTGAACTCAGAGAACTCGCACAAAGCAGCTGTGAGCTACCCAAGCTCACAGTATTTCTCTGCCCTTGTTTAGTACCTTGTCCCAGAGGTTTCTGCATACAGGTTTGTCAGACAGCAGTTATCACTCACAGGACGAGTGAAGGGGTATCCGACTAACTGAGAAGTCATCACCCAAACACTGTAGCTTTACATCTAAGCAGATTTTTCTTGCAAGTCAAGTATGGATTTACAAATAAACACACACAGGGGTGTATGCATACCTGGAGATACACATGCATTTTGCCCTAGAAAATACCATAACTGATTACCCAATAACTGGCACAGAGGTTCAACAATGTTTTGATATTGCACCTTGACAATTTACTTACTGCTGCAATATAcaaaaaaagacagcaaaaaaaagTTTAAGAAATCTATGAATTTAAGGCTTTTTCATAAAAAGGAAATGAACTTTTCCAGGAAAAgtctgaaatatatatattaaccCTATTAAAATCATCTAAAGTTTTGAGAATAATTTATTACTTCTTAAAATATAAAGTTCTTGAAACCTAGATTTCCATAGCCATATACAGCAGGCACGATtaaattttcttcacaaaacCCATACACCCATATGAACACttggtggcactggggccacaaaattacagaaattaataCACCAGATCCTGCTATTCTTTAACTATTGagtttagcttttatattttaatatttctcttaAAGGCCCCAAAAGACAACAATTACTGGCAGATAGCTATAATCTTGTGTAAGTTAAAACTGAACACCTGAAC
This window of the Ammospiza nelsoni isolate bAmmNel1 chromosome 3, bAmmNel1.pri, whole genome shotgun sequence genome carries:
- the RPS12 gene encoding small ribosomal subunit protein eS12 yields the protein MAEEGITAGGVMDVNTALQEVLKTALIHDGLARGIREAAKALDKRQAHLCVLASNCDEPTYVKLVEALCAEHQINLIKVDDNKKLGEWVGLCKIDREGKPRKVVGCSCVVVKDYGKESQAKDVIEEYFKCKK